From a region of the Gossypium raimondii isolate GPD5lz chromosome 10, ASM2569854v1, whole genome shotgun sequence genome:
- the LOC105776000 gene encoding uncharacterized protein LOC105776000, translating into MNIVANQSFLSFASIILLLSSIAIVGEARDPFNTLMPQNFAGGRVSNIFDVGLYLGAIKEAGPSSGEGHRFTGSHTIGGIKNGGPSIAEGQKLRNGLALGGLKDSGLRPGVGNKFTDEGPSPGVGNKLIDSRTIGGIKDSGPSPGTGNKFTDSGPSPGTGNKFTDSGPSPGTGNKFTDSGPSPGTGNKFTDSGPSPGTGNRFTDSGPSPGVGNK; encoded by the coding sequence ATGAATATTGTAGCCAATCAATCTTTTTTAAGCTTTgcttctattattttattgctGAGCTCCATTGCCATTGTGGGTGAAGCTCGTGATCCTTTCAATACCCTGatgccccaaaattttgcaGGTGGAAGGGTTTCTAATATCTTTGATGTTGGCTTGTACCTTGGAGCAATCAAAGAGGCGGGCCCGAGTAGTGGTGAGGGACATAGGTTCACCGGTAGTCACACCATCGGAGGCATTAAGAACGGCGGCCCAAGCATTGCTGAGGGACAAAAGTTACGTAATGGTTTGGCTCTTGGAGGTTTAAAGGACTCCGGCCTGCGCCCTGGTGTAGGAAACAAGTTTACAGACGAAGGTCCGAGCCCTGGAGTAGGAAATAAGTTAATTGATAGCCGAACTATTGGTGGCATCAAGGACTCCGGACCAAGCCCTGGAACGGGAAATAAGTTTACCGACTCCGGACCAAGCCCTGGAACGGGAAATAAGTTTACCGACTCCGGTCCAAGCCCTGGAACGGGAAATAAGTTTACTGACTCCGGACCAAGCCCTGGAACGGGAAATAAGTTTACTGACTCCGGTCCAAGCCCTGGAACGGGAAATAGGTTTACCGACTCCGGCCCGAGCCCTGGTGTTGGAAACAAATAA